A genome region from Thalassotalea euphylliae includes the following:
- the accB gene encoding acetyl-CoA carboxylase biotin carboxyl carrier protein: MDIRKIKKLIELVEESGINEIEISEGEESIRINKGGTMVAAPVMQAAPMAAPAPVAPATAPAEAASAPAALSGHIVRSPMVGTFYASPSPDAASFVEVGQHVNAGDTLCIVEAMKMMNQIEADKSGVIKEILAQNEDAIEFDQPLFIIE; this comes from the coding sequence ATGGATATTAGAAAAATCAAAAAACTGATCGAACTCGTTGAAGAATCAGGTATTAACGAAATTGAAATTTCTGAAGGCGAAGAATCTATTCGCATCAACAAAGGCGGCACTATGGTAGCAGCCCCAGTTATGCAAGCTGCGCCAATGGCAGCGCCTGCGCCAGTAGCACCAGCCACGGCGCCTGCAGAAGCTGCAAGTGCACCGGCGGCACTTTCTGGTCACATTGTACGCTCACCTATGGTAGGTACTTTCTATGCGTCTCCATCACCAGATGCAGCGTCATTTGTTGAAGTAGGCCAACATGTTAACGCTGGCGATACGCTATGTATTGTTGAAGCAATGAAAATGATGAACCAAATTGAAGCAGATAAGTCTGGTGTCATTAAAGAGATCTTAGCGCAGAACGAAGACGCTATTGAATTTGACCAACCGCTATTCATCATTGAATAA
- the aroQ gene encoding type II 3-dehydroquinate dehydratase, whose protein sequence is MTAKFNVLVLNGPNLNMLGKREPDVYGRETLAEIMASLTQAAEQKDINLTHFQSNAEGDLIDRIHQSFEKIDFIIINPAAYTHTSVALRDALLSVSIPFIEVHLSNVHQREVFRHHSYFSDIAFGVICGLGSQGYFYALESANKQLLKSAPN, encoded by the coding sequence ATGACTGCAAAATTTAATGTTTTGGTACTGAACGGCCCTAATTTGAATATGCTAGGTAAGCGTGAACCCGATGTGTACGGCCGTGAAACGCTAGCAGAAATTATGGCAAGTTTAACCCAAGCAGCCGAACAAAAAGACATTAACCTTACGCACTTTCAATCAAATGCTGAAGGTGACTTGATTGATAGAATTCATCAGTCATTCGAAAAAATTGATTTCATCATTATTAACCCTGCAGCTTATACCCATACCAGTGTTGCGCTGCGCGATGCGCTTTTATCAGTGAGTATTCCTTTTATTGAGGTACACCTGTCAAATGTCCATCAGCGTGAAGTATTTAGACACCACTCGTACTTTTCCGATATTGCCTTTGGTGTGATATGTGGATTGGGTAGCCAGGGATATTTTTATGCGCTTGAAAGCGCGAATAAACAATTACTTAAGTCAGCACCAAATTAA